The following coding sequences are from one Amphiprion ocellaris isolate individual 3 ecotype Okinawa chromosome 19, ASM2253959v1, whole genome shotgun sequence window:
- the sstr3 gene encoding somatostatin receptor type 5 has product MELPGVEMTAETWENGSLASPSPGLPLFLLMFNDSDLNETLFNSTNSTIPNVSSGPSVAGILIPLIYIIVCIIGLGGNTLVIHIVLHYSKIESVTNIYILNLAIADELFMLGLPFLAVQNTLQSWPFGSFMCRLVMAVDSINQFTSIFCLTVMSIDRYLAVVHPIRSSKWRRPQVAKVVNGTVWALSFLVVLPVVIFANIQKPGGTCNIAWPQPAKIWSAAFIIYTSTVGFFCPLLIICLCYLLIVFKIRSSGKKVHATSTKRRKSERKVTRMVVIVVAVFVFCWLPFYALNIINLLVSLPEEYQGLYYFVVVLGYANSCANPIVYGFLSDNFKRGFRKALCRSTRKVENHEPMEHQQPQDEGRRALMPRESLRRAIRDEEDEDDEDVSEMTEVYRIAQNGNGSFQTKSSQPLFAEKGATPGATELSSPDKRDNAGDSKGKDFANGSSLTVPLLLNGAKSGSIKTLPEDNMEQSTSLEISYL; this is encoded by the coding sequence ATGGAACTTCCCGGGGTGGAGATGACGGCTGAGACGTGGGAGAACGGCAGCCTGGCCAGCCCCTCGCCCGGCCTCCCTCTGTTTCTGCTCATGTTCAATGACAGCGATCTGAACGAGACACTGTTCAATTCCACCAACTCCACCATCCCAAATGTCTCCTCAGGTCCCAGCGTGGCAGGGATCCTCATCCCACTCATATACATCATTGTTTGTATCATCGGCCTGGGCGGAAACACTTTGGTGATTCACATCGTGCTGCACTACTCCAAGATAGAGTCAGTGACAAACATCTACATCCTGAACTTGGCCATCGCTGATGAGCTCTTCATGCTCGGCCTGCCCTTCCTGGCCGTTCAGAACACCCTCCAGTCATGGCCCTTTGGCTCCTTCATGTGCCGCCTGGTCATGGCTGTCGACTCCATCAACCAGTTCACCAGCATCTTCTGCCTGACGGTGATGAGCATCGACCGCTACCTCGCCGTGGTCCACCCCATTCGGTCCTCAAAGTGGCGGCGTCCTCAGGTGGCCAAAGTGGTGAACGGCACCGTGTGGGCGCTGTCATTTCTTGTTGTTCTGCCGGTGGTCATCTTTGCAAACATCCAGAAGCCAGGAGGCACCTGTAACATCGCCTGGCCTCAGCCGGCAAAAATCTGGAGCGCTGCTTTCATCATTTACACCTCCACTGTTGGATTCTTCTGCCCTCTTCTCATCATCTGCCTCTGCTATCTGCTCATCGTCTTCAAGATCCGCAGTTCAGGTAAAAAAGTCCACGCCACCTCCACCAAGCGGAGGAAGTCGGAGCGCAAAGTGACACGCATGGTTGTGATAGTGGTTGCGGTGTTTGTCTTCTGCTGGCTGCCTTTCTACGCCCTCAACATCATCAACCTGCTGGTGTCCCTCCCTGAAGAGTACCAAGGCCTTTACTACTTTGTCGTGGTACtcggctatgctaacagctgcGCAAACCCCATCGTCTACGGCTTCCTGTCAGACAACTTCAAGAGGGGTTTCCGGAAAGCCCTCTGCCGCTCCACGAGGAAGGTGGAGAACCACGAACCCATGGAGCACCAGCAGCCGCAGGATGAGGGGAGGAGGGCACTGATGCCCAGGGAGAGCCTGAGACGAGCCATCAGGGACGAAGAGGAcgaggatgatgaagatgtcTCAGAAATGACTGAGGTCTATAGAATCGCTCAGAACGGAAACGGCAGCTTCCAGACGAAGAGCTCACAGCCGCTGTTTGCAGAGAAAGGAGCGACTCCGGGAGCGACAGAGCTGTCGTCTCCAGACAAGAGGGACAACGCTGGAGACTCGAAAGGGAAAGATTTCGCCAACGGGTCCTCGCTGACTGTCCCACTGCTGCTCAATGGAGCCAAAAGTGGAAGCATCAAAACTCTGCCAGAGGATAACATGGAACAGAGCACCTCACTGGAGATAAGTTATTTATAG